In Bacteroides acidifaciens, the following proteins share a genomic window:
- a CDS encoding relaxase/mobilization nuclease domain-containing protein, producing MIAKIEPAFSSMSTLSRKIDYQLEKISSGEAKELFNSTGDSLSSFSDYMFLFSSLNDRVKLPYSEITLNLSPGERLSEANWINLSKEYMEKMGYGNCCYSIILNKDKEHSHVHILHSRIDSEGKSVSNSLDYKRSEKLARELEKKYNLVSLKANERTKERLSSISGQRYYFDNALKKALRNYSVKERVMQILSSSGAAELLGDRLQKSKLSNEEWMSVLGNHEYDSILSILKKGGFLKSLYKDDLLSRLDKAFASSTTFQEFRANLQKEGVYMRLTSKKDKSYYVYGLSEDSFYIKDTSLPQKFRYGYMNFDAKSMSYDEQIHYLFNKLNLILDKSDSYDEFKRLLKESGIGIKEHVNSKGIYGLTYSVMDTDIPFEFKASDISRKFTYANIQSHFSNEPLLHDNTIHRVGEWRESLERDNEYMSHSALPFIPDIDITGGSRKNREDDLPPLKRKKKHKNNDLSL from the coding sequence ATGATTGCTAAAATTGAACCGGCTTTTTCATCCATGTCAACATTAAGCAGAAAAATAGATTATCAGTTGGAGAAGATTTCTTCTGGTGAAGCAAAAGAATTATTTAACTCTACGGGTGATTCTTTATCTTCTTTTTCTGATTATATGTTTCTTTTCTCTTCGCTTAATGACAGGGTGAAATTACCCTATTCTGAAATCACCTTGAATCTTTCTCCAGGTGAAAGATTGTCTGAGGCTAATTGGATTAATCTCTCTAAGGAATATATGGAGAAGATGGGTTATGGGAACTGTTGTTACTCCATTATTTTAAATAAGGACAAGGAACACTCTCATGTCCATATATTACACAGTCGCATAGATTCAGAAGGTAAATCCGTATCAAATTCTTTGGATTACAAACGCTCTGAAAAGTTAGCACGGGAACTTGAAAAGAAATATAATCTTGTCAGCCTTAAAGCAAACGAAAGAACTAAAGAACGATTATCCTCAATATCCGGACAGCGCTACTATTTTGATAATGCTTTGAAGAAAGCACTCAGAAATTATTCTGTTAAAGAAAGGGTGATGCAGATTTTATCTTCTTCAGGTGCAGCAGAACTGCTTGGCGACAGATTACAAAAATCAAAGCTGAGCAATGAAGAATGGATGTCAGTTCTTGGCAATCATGAATATGATTCAATTCTTTCTATCCTTAAAAAAGGTGGCTTCCTGAAATCCTTATATAAGGATGATCTTTTATCCAGACTTGATAAAGCTTTTGCTTCAAGTACCACCTTTCAGGAGTTCAGAGCCAATTTGCAGAAGGAAGGAGTGTATATGCGTCTTACAAGTAAGAAAGACAAGTCCTATTATGTTTATGGCCTGTCCGAGGATTCATTTTATATTAAGGATACATCCTTGCCTCAGAAATTCAGATATGGATATATGAACTTTGATGCAAAGTCAATGTCATACGATGAACAGATACATTACCTGTTCAATAAGCTGAATCTGATACTGGATAAATCAGATTCTTATGATGAATTTAAGCGTTTATTGAAAGAATCTGGTATCGGTATAAAGGAACATGTGAATAGTAAAGGCATATATGGACTTACTTATTCTGTCATGGATACAGATATTCCATTTGAATTTAAGGCATCCGATATATCTCGCAAATTTACCTATGCTAATATTCAGAGTCATTTCTCCAATGAACCGTTGTTGCATGACAACACGATTCACAGAGTAGGGGAGTGGCGAGAGTCTTTAGAACGCGATAATGAGTATATGTCACATTCTGCTCTTCCTTTTATACCGGATATTGATATTACCGGCGGTAGCAGGAAAAATAGAGAAGATGATCTTCCTCCTTTGAAACGGAAAAAGAAACATAAAAATAATGATTTGTCACTTTAA
- a CDS encoding plasmid mobilization protein, with protein MNEKRTARLELRLTFEEKEKLSKMAQERGKTIAQIIRELVINDKLVTKTDIQTVIELKRIGNNINQIAKQINLIPHEDNIKLYLQELHDILNMLSVITKKLV; from the coding sequence ATGAATGAGAAAAGAACAGCTCGTTTAGAGTTAAGACTAACTTTTGAGGAGAAGGAAAAGTTGAGTAAAATGGCTCAAGAAAGAGGTAAAACTATTGCTCAAATTATAAGAGAATTAGTTATTAATGATAAATTAGTTACTAAAACTGATATTCAAACCGTTATAGAATTAAAGAGAATAGGGAACAATATCAATCAGATAGCGAAACAAATTAATCTGATTCCTCATGAAGATAATATTAAACTTTATCTTCAAGAACTACACGATATTTTAAATATGCTATCAGTAATAACAAAAAAACTTGTTTGA
- a CDS encoding ParA family protein, producing MGKKLPGITLAFENPKGGVGKSTLTALFAGYVHSMGEDGINIGVVDIDDMQNTMGRLRQSESDESNNLKEEYEVMNISSSEFINQLDMLKQSFDVILVDFPGNLKQNGVIEALHFIDIVIMPFEPNNTDLSATLYFYDNVYKNIIKARKENGLKTTVRGVMNRVMTNVIEFKELVSKKENLPFQLMESFIKDSRVDYQRNLSTLSSNYHHPCDQFCEEVIELISKHIEEE from the coding sequence ATGGGAAAAAAATTACCTGGTATTACTTTAGCTTTTGAGAACCCCAAAGGTGGGGTAGGAAAGTCAACCCTTACTGCGTTATTTGCCGGTTACGTACACTCAATGGGCGAGGATGGCATTAATATTGGGGTTGTAGATATAGACGACATGCAGAATACAATGGGAAGGCTACGTCAGTCAGAAAGTGATGAAAGCAATAACCTGAAGGAAGAATATGAAGTAATGAATATATCTTCTTCAGAGTTTATCAATCAGCTTGATATGCTGAAGCAAAGTTTTGATGTCATATTAGTAGACTTCCCAGGCAACCTGAAACAAAACGGCGTTATAGAGGCTTTACATTTCATAGACATCGTAATCATGCCTTTTGAACCAAACAATACGGATTTAAGCGCAACACTATATTTCTACGATAATGTGTATAAAAATATAATAAAGGCAAGAAAAGAAAATGGCTTAAAGACAACTGTAAGAGGTGTAATGAATAGGGTAATGACGAATGTCATTGAGTTCAAAGAGTTAGTCAGTAAAAAGGAAAACCTTCCTTTCCAGCTCATGGAAAGCTTTATAAAAGATTCAAGAGTAGATTATCAGAGGAACTTGTCAACGTTGAGCAGTAATTACCATCATCCGTGTGACCAGTTTTGTGAGGAAGTTATAGAATTAATCAGCAAACATATAGAGGAGGAGTAA
- a CDS encoding LexA family protein, translating into MSVKLTMYSADLSSELPLPFADQGVRAGFPSPAQDYMTDSIDLNRELIRHPATTFYARASGDSMKGCGIDDGDLLVIDKALEPQDGDIVVAFIDGEFTLKTVRFDDNEKCIWLVPANEEYSPIKITEENNFLIWGVLTYNIKRQLRKGR; encoded by the coding sequence ATGAGCGTAAAACTTACCATGTACTCTGCCGACCTGAGCAGCGAACTGCCATTGCCGTTTGCAGATCAGGGTGTGAGAGCTGGATTTCCTTCTCCGGCTCAGGACTACATGACTGACAGCATAGACCTGAACCGGGAACTCATACGCCATCCGGCTACTACCTTCTATGCCCGTGCTTCCGGAGATTCCATGAAGGGCTGCGGTATAGATGACGGCGACCTGCTGGTCATAGACAAGGCCCTGGAACCTCAGGACGGTGACATCGTTGTGGCTTTCATCGATGGAGAGTTCACGCTGAAGACTGTGCGCTTTGACGATAATGAGAAATGTATCTGGCTCGTTCCGGCCAACGAGGAATATTCACCCATAAAGATTACTGAAGAGAACAACTTCCTGATATGGGGAGTTCTTACCTACAACATAAAAAGACAGCTTAGAAAAGGCAGATGA
- a CDS encoding DUF3408 domain-containing protein has protein sequence MGNKTTSIGMSKLLANASKMEKEIKETENVAPTITVEAEQTKQNGEEQPQEVKEVIKPEENVLSEKKNKDEQEDKEKNKSCNRKEEYSLLFQERKIKEVEMIRISKETHAKLKRLANVSDVSMHVLATNILEIAFEKYNKEIQAAVKKYMSL, from the coding sequence ATGGGAAACAAAACAACTTCAATCGGCATGAGCAAGCTCTTGGCTAATGCATCCAAGATGGAAAAGGAAATAAAGGAAACAGAAAACGTGGCTCCTACAATAACTGTGGAAGCAGAGCAGACAAAACAGAATGGCGAAGAGCAACCACAGGAAGTAAAAGAAGTTATCAAACCTGAAGAAAACGTACTTTCGGAAAAAAAGAACAAGGACGAACAGGAGGATAAGGAAAAGAACAAGTCTTGCAATCGAAAGGAAGAGTACAGTTTATTATTCCAGGAAAGGAAAATAAAAGAAGTGGAGATGATCCGCATATCAAAAGAAACACATGCCAAACTGAAAAGACTTGCCAATGTATCTGATGTAAGTATGCACGTATTGGCAACTAATATTCTGGAAATTGCATTTGAAAAATACAATAAAGAAATTCAAGCAGCAGTAAAGAAATATATGAGTTTATAG
- a CDS encoding Crp/Fnr family transcriptional regulator: MELQEHIRFTQEEKIYFEENFEPFHLKKGHYLITKDELVEHFYYLEEGILNICFPDSKGGFVNTRFIDDRAFINPFFLHNPEHKACYSIKANTNCKVWRMKKHKAYEMFGESFNFCKLAIFHLEKSLMHRIEREEGIHCMTADQRYEKVLNKEKWLFKNVPLKEIARYIGITPQALSKARKKIFR; this comes from the coding sequence ATGGAACTTCAAGAACACATCCGTTTTACGCAAGAAGAAAAAATCTATTTTGAGGAAAATTTTGAACCTTTTCATTTGAAAAAGGGACATTATCTGATTACCAAAGATGAATTGGTTGAGCATTTCTACTATTTGGAAGAAGGAATCCTGAACATCTGCTTCCCTGACTCTAAGGGTGGCTTTGTTAATACACGATTTATAGATGACAGGGCATTCATAAACCCTTTTTTCCTGCATAATCCGGAGCACAAAGCCTGTTACAGTATCAAAGCCAATACAAACTGTAAGGTGTGGCGAATGAAAAAGCACAAAGCTTATGAGATGTTCGGAGAATCTTTCAATTTCTGTAAGCTGGCTATTTTTCACCTTGAAAAATCTCTTATGCACAGAATAGAAAGAGAAGAAGGAATACACTGCATGACTGCCGACCAAAGATATGAAAAGGTATTAAATAAAGAAAAATGGCTTTTTAAAAATGTTCCGTTAAAGGAAATAGCAAGGTACATCGGAATAACACCACAGGCTCTCAGTAAAGCCAGAAAAAAGATCTTCAGATAG
- a CDS encoding Y-family DNA polymerase, whose product MIALVDCNNFYCSCERVFNPLLRDKPVVVLSNNDGCVVARSNEVKAMGIKMGTPLYQIRDILEANNVAVFSSNYNLYGDMSRRVMMLLSEFTPELTQYSIDEAFLDLSGFGEGEKLVSYGRKIVKTIGKGTGIPVTMGIAPTKTLAKVASRYGKKYKGYQGVCMIDSEEKRIKALQGFEIGDVWGIGHRSLDKLRYYGINTALDFTQKSESFVRKLLTITGVRTWKELRGESCIDVEELPQKKSICTSRSFPDSGLSELSSLEEAVANFSSECVRKLRMQHSCCTEITVFAYTSRFRLDLPQHCINRTIHLQVPTNDLQELVSTAVRALRMDFRKEGGYQYKKAGVIVWNIVPDSAIQTNLFDTIDREKQSRLAAAIDAINRKNGHNTIKVAVQGTTDKSWHLKCEHISKQYTTNLDDVIIVK is encoded by the coding sequence ATGATAGCCCTTGTTGATTGCAATAACTTCTACTGCTCATGCGAGCGCGTGTTCAATCCGCTGCTCCGTGACAAACCTGTCGTTGTCCTTTCGAACAATGACGGCTGTGTCGTGGCCAGAAGTAATGAAGTTAAGGCGATGGGCATCAAGATGGGTACACCTCTCTATCAGATCCGTGACATCTTGGAGGCAAACAATGTGGCTGTTTTCAGTTCCAACTACAATCTGTATGGTGACATGAGCCGCCGGGTAATGATGCTGCTGTCCGAGTTCACACCCGAACTGACACAATATTCTATAGATGAAGCGTTCCTGGATCTCTCCGGTTTCGGAGAAGGGGAGAAGCTGGTTTCCTACGGCCGGAAGATTGTAAAGACCATCGGCAAGGGTACAGGCATCCCTGTTACAATGGGCATTGCACCGACAAAGACTCTGGCGAAGGTGGCAAGCCGCTACGGAAAGAAATACAAGGGATATCAGGGTGTATGCATGATTGATTCTGAGGAAAAGCGTATCAAGGCTCTGCAAGGCTTCGAAATTGGCGATGTTTGGGGGATCGGCCATCGGAGCTTGGATAAGCTTCGCTATTACGGTATAAATACCGCCTTAGATTTCACTCAGAAAAGCGAGAGTTTTGTGCGAAAATTGCTTACAATAACCGGTGTACGTACTTGGAAGGAGCTTCGCGGTGAATCTTGTATCGATGTCGAGGAACTGCCGCAGAAGAAGAGTATCTGTACCAGCCGAAGTTTCCCTGACTCCGGTCTGTCCGAACTCTCCAGCTTAGAGGAAGCTGTAGCCAACTTTTCTTCCGAATGTGTGCGCAAGCTCCGCATGCAGCACAGCTGCTGCACGGAAATAACTGTCTTCGCCTATACCAGCCGTTTCCGTCTGGATCTTCCGCAGCACTGTATCAACCGCACTATCCACCTGCAGGTACCGACCAACGACCTTCAGGAACTTGTGAGCACTGCAGTCCGGGCACTTCGCATGGATTTCCGCAAAGAGGGCGGTTACCAGTACAAGAAAGCCGGTGTCATTGTCTGGAACATAGTTCCTGATTCTGCCATCCAGACAAACCTTTTCGATACCATTGACCGTGAGAAGCAGTCACGTCTGGCCGCTGCCATAGATGCCATCAACCGCAAGAACGGCCACAATACCATTAAGGTAGCTGTCCAGGGTACCACAGACAAGTCGTGGCACCTCAAATGCGAACACATAAGCAAACAGTACACCACCAACCTTGATGATGTCATTATCGTAAAGTAA
- a CDS encoding HU family DNA-binding protein, whose amino-acid sequence MTKSELVKQISYSTGIDYATALTVVEAFMSEVKSSLANQEPVFLRGFGSFILKHRAEKTARNISRNTTLIVPEHDIPAFKPAKEFVASISKLKNI is encoded by the coding sequence ATGACAAAATCTGAATTGGTTAAACAAATATCTTATTCTACTGGCATTGATTACGCAACAGCATTAACAGTAGTAGAGGCATTCATGTCTGAAGTAAAATCTTCATTGGCAAATCAGGAACCTGTCTTTTTAAGAGGCTTCGGCAGCTTTATCCTGAAGCATAGGGCAGAGAAAACCGCTCGCAATATTTCCAGAAACACTACATTAATTGTGCCGGAACATGATATACCAGCTTTCAAACCTGCCAAAGAGTTTGTTGCTTCTATAAGTAAATTGAAAAATATTTAA